A single window of Tenericutes bacterium MZ-XQ DNA harbors:
- a CDS encoding glucose-6-phosphate dehydrogenase, whose amino-acid sequence MKKLIFTIFGSTGDLTSRKLLPAISKLYKENKIPKETLVVCLGRKPFDHDQAYLKHMDDAASKKLDLKILEDIVVYHQMQITENKDYHTLKEMLDEHRNQDTKELYYLAVGPELFYDVAKNINHSGLVKKDNLNQSIIFEKPFGHDLTSAKKINQELWEFFDEKQIFRIDHYLGKEMIQNILMVRFANRIFEEVWYNRTIKNVKIIVKETEGILNRGGYYDQSGALKDMVQSHLLQMVSLVAMEVPLSYFSEDVKNEKVKVLDHITFDEKSLIFGQYEGYLDEEKVEKDSETETFVFLKAFVNTPRFKGVPFYLMTGKKLDKKESVIIIEFEETSEQRKWNLPLSTNKLFIKIAPEDGVGLRFNSKVPGLSDDVQEVELEYCAACQAFGNMSEAYEKLLLDATGHHKSLFTRWDEIELSWKLIDHIKKHQDKPITYKSFDALRALIKEKMDVDMS is encoded by the coding sequence ATGAAAAAATTGATTTTTACAATATTTGGATCAACAGGAGATTTAACTTCTAGAAAGTTGCTTCCAGCTATATCAAAATTATATAAAGAAAATAAAATACCTAAAGAAACACTTGTCGTCTGTTTAGGAAGAAAACCATTTGATCATGATCAAGCTTATTTAAAGCATATGGATGATGCAGCAAGTAAAAAATTAGATTTAAAAATTTTAGAAGATATTGTCGTTTATCATCAAATGCAAATCACTGAAAACAAGGACTATCATACACTTAAAGAAATGCTTGATGAGCATAGAAACCAAGACACAAAAGAACTGTATTATTTGGCTGTCGGTCCGGAATTATTTTATGATGTAGCTAAAAATATTAATCATTCAGGATTAGTCAAAAAAGACAACTTGAATCAATCGATTATCTTTGAAAAACCTTTTGGACACGACTTAACAAGTGCTAAAAAAATCAATCAAGAACTCTGGGAGTTTTTTGATGAAAAGCAAATTTTTAGAATTGATCATTACTTAGGAAAAGAAATGATTCAAAATATTTTAATGGTTAGATTTGCAAACCGTATTTTTGAAGAGGTTTGGTATAACAGAACTATAAAAAATGTAAAGATTATAGTTAAAGAGACAGAAGGTATTTTAAATCGAGGCGGATATTATGATCAATCTGGTGCACTAAAAGATATGGTGCAATCCCATTTGTTACAAATGGTCAGTTTGGTTGCGATGGAAGTGCCCTTATCTTATTTTAGTGAAGATGTTAAAAATGAAAAAGTAAAGGTTTTAGATCATATAACATTTGACGAAAAATCTTTAATTTTCGGTCAGTATGAAGGCTATTTAGATGAAGAAAAAGTTGAGAAAGATTCAGAAACCGAAACTTTTGTTTTTCTAAAAGCATTTGTTAATACACCTAGATTTAAAGGAGTGCCATTTTATTTAATGACTGGTAAAAAGTTAGATAAAAAAGAGTCTGTGATTATTATTGAGTTTGAAGAAACTTCAGAACAAAGAAAATGGAATCTTCCACTTTCTACAAACAAACTCTTTATCAAAATCGCTCCTGAAGATGGTGTGGGTTTAAGGTTTAACTCAAAAGTTCCAGGACTCTCTGATGATGTTCAAGAAGTTGAATTAGAGTATTGTGCAGCATGTCAAGCATTTGGAAATATGAGTGAAGCTTATGAGAAGTTATTACTAGATGCGACTGGACATCATAAATCCTTATTTACTAGATGGGATGAAATCGAACTATCTTGGAAACTCATTGACCATATTAAAAAACATCAAGATAAACCTATAACATACAAATCATTTGATGCATTAAGAGCATTAATCAAAGAGAAAATGGATGTTGATATGTCATGA